The following are encoded together in the Bos taurus isolate L1 Dominette 01449 registration number 42190680 breed Hereford chromosome 10, ARS-UCD2.0, whole genome shotgun sequence genome:
- the SOCS4 gene encoding suppressor of cytokine signaling 4, with product MAENSESNSKNVDVRPKTSRSRSADRKDGYVWSGKKLSWSKKSESCSDAETVSAIEKTEVPLRSQERKHSCSSIELDLDHSCGHRFLGRSLKQKLQDAVGQCFPIKNCSSRHSSGLPSKRKIHISELMLDKCPFPPRSDLAFRWHFIKRHTAPISPKSDEWVSTDLSQSELRDGQLKQRRNMEEVSCFSHTSVQPCVITSNNSSGRGGPGTDSIVNLASNNSIEDSDMDSDDEIITLCTSSRKRNKPKWEIDEEILQLETPPKYHTQIDYVHCLVPDLLQINNNPCYWGVMDKYAAEALLEGKPEGTFLLRDSAQEDYLFSVSFRRYSRSLHARIEQWNHNFSFDAHDPCVFHSPDITGLLEHYKDPSACMFFEPLLSTPLIRTFPFSLQHICRTVICNCTTYDGIDALPIPSSMKLYLKEYHYKSKVRVLRIDAPEQQC from the coding sequence ATGGCAGAAAATAGTGAAAGTAATAGTAAAAATGTAGATGTAAGGCCCAAAACTAGCCGGAGTCGAAGTGCTGACAGAAAGGATGGTTATGTGTGGAGTGGAAAGAAGTTATCTTGGTCAAAAAagagtgaaagttgttcagatGCTGAAACAGTGAGTGCTATCGAGAAAACTGAAGTTCCTTTAAGGAGCCAAGAAAGGAAGCACAGCTGTTCATCTATCGAGTTGGATTTAGATCATTCCTGTGGGCATAGATTTTTAGGCCGATCTCTTAAACAGAAACTGCAAGATGCTGTGGGGCAGTGTTTTCCAATAAAGAATTGTAGTAGTCGGCATTCTTCAGGGCTTCCatctaaaagaaaaattcatatcAGTGAACTCATGTTAGATAAGTGTCCGTTCCCACCTCGATCAGATTTAGCCTTTAGGTGGCACTTTATTAAACGACACACTGCTCCTATAAGTCCCAAAtcagatgaatgggtaagcaCAGACTTGTCTCAGAGCGAATTGAGGGATGGTCAGCTAAAACAACGAAGAAACATGGAAGAGGTCAGCTGCTTCTCACATACCAGTGTTCAGCCCTGTGTCATAACCAGTAACAATTCTTCGGGTAGAGGTGGTCCTGGGACTGACTCTATAGTGAACCTGGCTTCAAATAACAGCATAGAAGATAGTGACATGGATTCAGATGATGAAATTATAACACTTTGCACAAGTTCCCGGAAAAGAAACAAACCCAAATGGGAAATTGATGAAGAAATCCTGCAACTGGAAACACCTCCCAAGTACCATACTCAGATTGATTATGTCCACTGTCTTGTACCAGACCTCCTTCAGATCAATAATAATCCATGTTACTGGGGTGTTATGGATAAATATGCAGCTGAAGCTCTACTAGAAGGAAAACCAGAAGGCACCTTTTTACTGCGAGATTCAGCACAGGAAGACTATTTATTCTCTGTTAGTTTTAGACGCTATAGTCGTTCTCTTCACGCTAGAATTGAACAGTGGAATCACAACTTTAGCTTTGATGCACATGATCCTTGTGTCTTCCATTCGCCTGACATTACTGGGCTCCTAGAGCATTACAAGGACCCGAGTGCCTGTATGTTCTTCGAACCACTTTTATCCACTCCTTTAATTCGGACTTTCCCCTTTTCCCTGCAGCATATATGCAGAACAGTTATTTGTAACTGTACAACTTACGATGGCATTGATGCCCTTCCAATTCCTTCTTCCATGAAATTATATCTGAAGGAATATCACTATAAATCAAAAGTTAGAGTACTCAGGATTGATGCACCAGAACAACAATGCTAG